In Vanacampus margaritifer isolate UIUO_Vmar chromosome 18, RoL_Vmar_1.0, whole genome shotgun sequence, a genomic segment contains:
- the atp2a1l gene encoding ATPase sarcoplasmic/endoplasmic reticulum Ca2+ transporting 1, like translates to MENAHIKTPAECLVYFGVNEHSGLTPDQFKKNLDKYGFNELPAEEGKSIWELIVEQFEDLLVRILLLAACISFVLAWFEEGEETVTAFVEPFVILLILIANAVVGVWQERNAEDAIEALKEYEPEMGKVYRSDRKSVQRIKAREIVPGDIVEVSVGDKVPADIRLVSIKSTTLRVDQSILTGESVSVIKHTESVPDPRAVNQDKKNMLFSGTNIAAGKAIGVAIATGVSTEIGKIRDQMAATEQEKTPLQAKLDEFGEQLSKVISLICVAVWAINIGHFNDPVHGGSWIRGAVYYFKIAVALAVAAIPEGLPAVITTCLALGTRRMAKKNAIVRSLPSVETLGCTSVICSDKTGTLTTNQMCVTKMFIVKNVEGSHVELDAFDISGSKYTPEGEVSQAGAKTNCSAYDGLVELSTICALCNDSSLDYNESKKIYEKVGEATETALCCLVEKMNVFNSNVKNLSRIERANACCSVVKQLMKKNFTLEFSRDRKSMSVYCTPSKGDGGAKMFVKGAPEGVIERCMYVRVGTTRVPLTNAIREKIMSVIRDWGTGRDTLRCLALATCDNPLKPEEMKLEDATKFAEYETDLTFVGCVGMLDPPRKEVSGSIELCRDAGIRVIMITGDNKGTAIAICRRIGIFSEDEDVENKAYTGREFDDLPLHEQSEAVRRACCFARVEPSHKSKIVEFLQGYDDITAMTGDGVNDAPALKKAEIGIAMGSGTAVAKSASEMVLADDNFSSIVAAVEEGRAIYNNMKQFIRYLISSNVGEVVCIFLTAALGLPEALIPVQLLWVNLVTDGLPATALGFNPPDLDIMGKPPRSPKEPLISGWLFFRYMAIGGYVGAATVGGAAWWFLYDSTGPGVTYHQLSHFMQCHDENEDFTGVECEIFEASPPMTMALSVLVTIEMCNALNSLSENQSLIRMPPWSNFWLLSAMTLSMSLHFMIIYVDPLPMIFKLTHLNVEQWLMVLKLSFPVILIDEVLKFVARNYVECTEAK, encoded by the exons GTTCTGGCCTGGTTCGAGGAAGGTGAGGAGACCGTCACCGCCTTCGTGGAGCCCTTCgtcatcctcctcatcctcatcgcTAATGCTGTGGTCGGAGTGTGGCAG GAGCGTAATGCTGAGGATGCCATCGAGGCTCTCAAGGAGTACGAGCCCGAGATGGGCAAAGTCTACCGTTCTGACAGGAAGAGCGTGCAGAGGATCAAGGCCAGAGAAATTGTCCCTGGAGACATCGTGGAGGTGTCCG TTGGTGACAAAGTCCCCGCTGACATCAGGCTTGTTTCCATCAAGTCCACCACCCTGCGTGTTGACCAGTCCATCCTCACTG GTGAGTCCGTCAGTGTGATCAAGCACACCGAGTCTGTTCCCGACCCCAGAGCCGTCAACCAGGACAAGAAGAACATGCTTTTCTCT GGCACCAACATCGCTGCCGGCAAGGCCATCGGCGTGGCCATCGCCACCGGAGTCTCCACCGAGATCGGCAAGATCCGCGACCAGATGGCCGCCACCGAGCAGGAGAAGACCCCTCTGCAGGCCAAGCTGGATGAGTTTGGTGAGCAGCTGTCCAAGGTCATCTCTCTGATCTGCGTCGCCGTGTGGGCCATCAACATCGGCCACTTCAACGACCCCGTCCACGGAGGATCTTGGATCCGCGGTGCCGTCTACTACTTCAAGATCGCCGTCGCCTTGGCTGTGGCCGCCATCCCCGAGG GTCTGCCCGCTGTCATCACCACCTGCCTGGCCCTCGGAACCCGTCGTATGGCCAAGAAGAACGCCATCGTCAGAAGCCTGCCCTCTGTGGAGACCCTTGGCTGCACCTCCGTCATCTGCTCCGACAAGACTGGCACCCTCACCACCAACCAGATGTGTGTGACCAAG ATGTTTATTGTCAAGAACGTCGAGGGCAGCCACGTTGAACTCGATGCCTTCGATATCTCCGGATCCAAGTACACCCCTGAGGGCGAGGT TTCCCAGGCTGGTGCAAAGACCAACTGCAGCGCCTACGACGGTCTTGTGGAGCTTTCCACCATCTGCGCCCTGTGCAACGACTCCTCTCTGGACTACAACGAG TCTAAGAAGATCTATGAGAAGGTCGGTGAGGCCACCGAGACCGCCCTGTGCTGCCTGGTTGAGAAGATGAACGTGTTCAACTCCAATGTGAAGAACCTGTCCAGAATTGAGAGGGCCAACGCTTGCTGCTCT GTCGTCAAGCAGCTCATGAAGAAGAACTTCACTCTGGAGTTCTCCCGCGACAGGAAATCCATGTCCGTGTACTGCACTCCCTCCAAGGGTGACGGCGGTGCCAAGATGTTTGTGAAG GGTGCCCCTGAAGGCGTGATCGAAAGGTGCATGTACGTCCGCGTTGGCACCACCCGCGTCCCCCTGACCAACGCCATCAGGGAGAAGATCATGTCCGTTATCAGGGACTGGGGTACCGGCCGCGACACCCTGCGTTGCCTGGCCCTGGCCACCTGCGACAACCCTCTGAAGCCCGAGGAGATGAAATTGGAGGACGCCACCAAGTTTGCCGAATACGAG ACTGACCTGACCTTTGTTGgctgcgtgggaatgctggatcCCCCTCGTAAGGAGGTGTCTGGCTCCATCGAACTGTGCAGAGATGCCGGAATCCGTGTCATCATGATCACTG GTGACAACAAGGGAACCGCCATCGCCATCTGCCGTCGCATTGGCATCTTCAGCGAGGACGAGGATGTGGAAAACAAGGCCTACACCGGCCGCGAGTTTGACGACCTGCCCCTCCACGAGCAGTCCGAGGCTGTCCGTAGAGCTTGCTGCTTTGCCCGTGTGGAGCCGTCCCACAAATCCAAGATTGTTGAGTTCCTGCAGGGTTATGATGACATTACTGCCATG ACCGGCGATGGTGTGAACGATGCCCCCGCCTTGAAGAAGGCCGAGATTGGCATCGCCATGGGCTCTGGCACTGCCGTTGCCAAGTCTGCCTCTGAGATGGTCCTGGCTGACGACAACTTCTCTTCCATTGTGGCTGCTGTTGAGGAGGGCAGAGCTATCTACAACAACATGAAGCAGTTCATTCGCTACCTCATCTCCTCCAACGTGGGTGAGGTCGTCTG TATCTTCCTGACTGCCGCTCTGGGTCTGCCCGAGGCTCTGATCCCCGTGCAGCTTCTGTGGGTCAACCTGGTGACTGACGGTCTGCCCGCCACCGCTCTGGGCTTCAACCCCCCTGATCTGGACATCATGGGCAAACCCCCACGTTCCCCCAAGGAGCCCCTGATCTCTGGCTGGCTGTTCTTCAGATACATGGCCATCGGTG GATACGTTGGCGCTGCTACCGTTGGCGGCGCTGCCTGGTGGTTCCTGTACGACAGCACCGGTCCTGGAGTCACCTACCACCAGCTG TCCCACTTCATGCAGTGCCACGACGAGAACGAAGACTTCACCGGCGTTGAATGTGAAATCTTTGAGGCCTCTCCTCCCATGACCATGGCTCTGTCCGTCCTGGTCACCATTGAGATGTGCAACGCTCTCAACAG CTTGTCTGAGAACCAGTCCCTGATCCGCATGCCCCCATGGAGCAACTTCTGGCTTCTCTCCGCCATGACCCTCTCCATGTCCCTGCACTTCATGATCATCTATGTTGACCCTCTGCCC ATGATCTTCAAGTTGACCCATCTGAATGTAGAACAGTGGCTTATGGTCCTCAAACTTTCCTTCCCCGTTATCTTGATTGACGAGGTGCTGAAGTTTGTTGCCCGTAACTACGTTGAGT GTACAGAAGCTAAATAA